The Patescibacteria group bacterium genome contains the following window.
CGAAACAAATTTCAGCCGCGGAAAATTTGGCTGCCATTTTTTTTTGGGCGAGCACCGTGCGGAGGACGAATTTGATTGGGATGAAGTTCAATTTGTAATTTTCATAAGCTGACAATATAATCTCAGCTAATTAATTTTACGACAAATGGAAGCAAAAACCGCTGAGCAGTGGGGAAAAATCCTAGACCACATTAACGGCGAAGTAGATGAATTTCTTCAAGACAAGAACACGCTAGTGCAGTCGGTCAGACTATCTTATGCTGAGACAACCAGGCAAAAAGTTCAGGATGTTTTAATCGCTGCCGATCCATATCGCGAAGTCAAAACTTTACGAGATACGATCGTCCGGTTTGTGAAAAATTGTTTTGCACTTTCGAGTCCAGATTTTCGCGCACAGAAAAAAGCTTTCGCTGAAGCTAAGAAATTAATGGCAAAAATCCCAGCTTTAACTCCTGACGAGCAAGAGCTTCAGGAATTCAACCACCGCGCGAGCCTCTGTAACTGATTTTACAAACTTACCTTTTTGGTAAATCGCGAACGATTTCTTGCCACCGACGAGCGCGAAATCGGCGTCTTTGGCTTCGCCCGGACCATTCACGATGCAGCCCATGACGGCTATTTTCAAAGCTTGTCTGTCGGCAGGCAGAGTCTTTTCAATTTTTTCGACGGCTTTTTCGACTTGGCGCACGATGGGAATGAGATCGACCTCGGTGCGTCCGCAGGTCGGACAACTCACGACTTCGATTGCCGGGCGCAATTTCAAAATGCGCAGCAAATCTCGCGCCGCTGCGACTTCCGCGACTGGGTCAGCCGTGAGTGAAATGCGGATGGTGTCGCCGATGCCATCGCTGAGCAAACTGCCGAGCGCGACTGCCGATTTCAAAATGCCGAACTTCGGCGAACCGGCTTCGGTGACACCGAGGTGCAGCGGGTAATTTATTTTCTGCGCGAGCAGACGATTCGCGGCAATCGTCGTCGCGATGTCGGAACTTTTGACCGAGACGACCAAATTGCGGTAGCCGAGCTTCTCGATCTTACGCACATTCTGCAGGGCGGAATTCGCCAGTTTCTCGGCTGGACTCCCGCTTCCGCGGGAGCAAGCTTTTTCGAGTGATCCAGAATTCACGCCGACGCGCAGCGGAATCCCCCGCTTTTTGCAGACTTTCACGACGGCAGCCAACTTGGCAGGTGGAAAATTGCCGGGATTGAGGCGAATCTTGTCGGCGAATTCAGCCGCGGCGATCGCAAGCTCGGCGGAAAAATGAATGTCCGCGACCAAAGGAATCAGCGGAAATTTTCTACGAATTTTCTCAAAAGTTTGGAGGCCGACTTGATCTGGAACTGCGATGCGAAAAATTTCGCAACCGGCTTGCGCGAGTCGCCGAATTTGTCGCACTGCCGCAGGGAAATCGTGTGCGGGCGTGCAGAGCATCGACTGAATCGCGACCGGCTGTCCGCCGCCGATTTTGAGTTTGCCGATTTGGACGACTTTAGTTTGCATAGAACTCAGGTGGAATTTCCGCCGAAAAATTGTAATCTAAAATTTTGAGCTCGCCCGCGTGCAGTAGCATACGCGCATCTTGCGCATTGCCGTAAATCGGGTCACCGACGATCGGCATCCCCACTGCTGCGAGGTGCGCGCGAATCTGGTGCGTCCGCCCCGTCGTGATTTCGACTGCGAGCAAAGCAGTATTATTGTGCAGGCGTCTGACGACTTTCCAGAAAGTCTGTGCCGCCAGACCGATTTTCACGATTTCCATTTTGGGACCGACTTTTTTCAAATTCAAATTAATCTCGCCGGAATTTTCCCGCGGCAGCTTGGCGACGACGGCAAAGTATTTTTTGAAAACTTGGCGCGCCCGAAAAGCGTCTTCGAGCTTACGCGCGGTCCCCGCATTTTTCGCGAAAATGACCACGCCACTCGTCGCGCGGTCGAGGCGGTGGACGACAGTGAGGCGCAGATTTAGCAAAGTCTCGGCGCAGCTGCGCAGATCGTCGCCGTGCGTGCCGACACCCGCGTGTGTCGTGAGTCCCGCCCGTTTCGCGAAGGCAATCACATTTTTGTCTTCGAAAATAATCTGGTTGCCCGTGAGCTCAGAGAAAAATTTGCGCGGATCCGGCAGGAAAACTTCGACGACGGAATTGGCAGTGATTTTCGTTTCGGCTTTCAGTGGAATTTTCGCGACTTTGATTTCGCGCTTGCGAAAAAGCTTCTGCAGAAAAGTCCGTTTCAGAAACGGCAATTTTTCAGCGACGAATTTTTCGGCGCGGATTTCGCGAGTGGTTTTGAGTTCGAGCTTCAACTTCACAATTTTACTCGAAAAAAGTAGAATCTTCGCATTGCTCAGGTAGTCGTGGTAAAAAATCTATCAACTATTAATCCCGAAGGGACCCCTTCGGGGCTATCAACTACAAACTGACTGGGGTGTCGCCAATCACCGCTGAGCGGGACTTCGCTTCGCTCAGGCGGAAGGCATCCCGCCTAGGCGGGACATGCGGGGGCTTAAATTAAAATGAATAGGGAGAATCAAATTGGGGTGTCGTCCCGCTTAGCGGGATAAGGCAGCGGTTGAAAATTTAACTAATTGGGGTGTCGCCAAGCGGTAAGGCAGCGGTTTCTGGAACCGCCATGCGGGGGTTCGAATCCCTCCACCCCAACCAACAAAATGTTCTCGCCACAAAGTGGCGGGGTTATTTTGTTTGGGGTACGAGGGTGAAAACACCCGGGAGCACAATCTTCGAATTTCACGAAACTTTCCGGCGCGTGCCGTCGCGGAATTTTGAATCTCGACAAACTTCGAGCCAGCTTCGAATCCCTCCACCCCAACCAACACGGGCACCCATGCTCGACTCACTTGCCCTAGACATGGGGGTATAATGCTTAGTTCATTATAAAAGGAATATAATTAAACTCGGATCGATAATCATTTTCAATATGACTGCACATGACCCAAAACAGGAAATCAATCAGCTCCAAGAGATTTTATGCAGCCCCTCTAAAAAAATAGGATTTCTTTTTGGTGCAGGAATCTCAATGAAAAAAACCGATGGTACTGACTTAATCATCGGAACAGATGGAATGACTTCCGCCGTGATAAGCGAATTTATCTCTCCGCAAAAAGAAGCGATTGAGCTGATTAAAACTGAAATTGAGACTGATAGTAAAAAATTCAACATAGAAACTTTACTTTCTAAAATTTCTGAAAAGGCAAGGGCGGCTGGCAGTGAAAAATTATGTGGACTGAAAAAGATCGAGTTGGAAAAATTACGAGATGATATAGAAAATGAAATAAGAGAGAAGGTGTCAGTCCACAATACTAGCCATCCATCTCATTCAGAGATTGAAAAAACAAATCACAATACATTTGCGAAATGGATTAAAAATGCGGATAGAGAATTTCCAGTGGAAATTTTTACTACAAACTATGATTATCTCTTGGAGCTTGCCCTTGAAAAACAGCAAATCCCATATTTTGATGGATTTGTCGGTAGTTATAAAGCATTTTTTTGCCCAGAATGGATTGAGGCAGACTCTCCAGTAAAAGATTGGGCAAAATTATGGAAGCTGCATGGCTCCCTTGGGTGGGAACAAAACGAGGTAAAGGAAATCGTTAGAACATCAGGGGTAAGTGGTAAGGCAATGATCTATCCATCGTTTTTAAAGTATGACCACTCAAAAAAACAGCCATACCTGAGTTACATGGACAGACTTTCTTATTTCTTGCGACAAGAGGATTCCGTTCTTTTTATTTGTGGCTATTCTTTCGGTGATGAGCATATCAACGAGATAATTCTGACATCACTTACGCGGTCACGTTCTTCGCATGTGTTTATATTCAAAAACAGTGAATTAGCAGAGAAAGATTTTTTATCTACAGAAATTGCACAAAAAAATTCCAAAGTGTCGGTTTATGCGAAAAGATCTGCCGTCATTGGTTGTAAATTTGGGGATTGGAGACTTGCTTCGAGAGAAGATCAGTTAGATTTTTATAAAGAAGACAAGCCAACAACAGCCAAAGATTGGGATGGTGGCGGAGAATTATCGCTAGGTGACTTTAAAGAATTCGCTGCTTTTTTATCAGAATTTTACAGAAAACATAATGCCCAAAAATAATGAAACATTTATCGGTAAAGTTAGTAGCGTGACTGGTAGCACGCTTGCTATTGAGTTGGACGAAAATATTCGATCAACTCTTCCGATTATTGATGGTGTTTTGTATCGTGTTGGTCAAATAGGTTCTTTTATCAGGATTCCACTTGGTTATGTGAATCTGTATGGCGTCATTACCCAAGCTGGTTCTGATGCGATTCCTGAAAAATTAGTTGAACAAGAGAATATGCGAGGATCTCGCTGGATAAAAGCAACTCTGATTGGTGAAGGAATCGGTAAAAAATTTGAAAAAGGAGTTCTAAAATTTCCAATTGCCGATGACGAAGTGCATTTAGTTACAAAGGACGATCTCGAACTTATTTATGGAGGATTGGACGAAGCAAAATCAATTGCCGTTGGACAGGTGAGCGCATCTGAGAGTCTTTCTGCGAGAATCGACATTGATCGATTTATTAATCGACATTGCGCTATTTTAGGATCTACTGGAAGTGGAAAATCAAACACTGTTTCGGTTATCTTGGAGGCCATTGCGACAAGAAAAGATAAAAATGGGGATGACATAAAAAGCACAAGAATTCTTTTAATTGATCCTCATGGAGAATATGGAGAAATTCTGAGTGAATATAGCCAAATTTTTAAAGTTGGGGCAGATACTTCAAAACAAGAAAAAGAACTTATAATTCCATATTGGGCATTGCCTTTTCAGGAATTCATAAAAAGTTTTCCAGGTAAATTAAACGAAAAGCAGGAAGAATATATTCGGGAAAAAGTTTTAAAGAAAAAAATTGAGGCTTCTAAAAATCTAAATACCGCGCCAAAAGAGGAGGCGATTACGGCTGATAGTCCGATACCTTTTAGCGTTAGGCAGTTATGGTTTGAATTGGATGATTTTGAAAGGAAGACTTTCAAAAAAGACAGAATTACTACCACTCTAGATTCAGCTAATCCTGGAAATGCTCAAAACTTAAAATCTAATAAATACGAACCTGTTGGCATTGGGTCATCCGAGCCATTTTTAAACAACTCAGCACAGGGAGTCTTAGGATTTCTTACTTTAATGAAAAATCGACTTTTAGATACGCGGTTTAGATTTCTATATGAATTGGGTAATTTAACACCAGCGTTGGACGGGAAAATTATAGGCGATCTAGATACTCTCATTCAGGAGTGGGTAGGGGCAGAAAAACCAATAACGATTCTCGACCTCTCTAGTATCCCTTCGGAAATTATGGGATCAATCTCAGGTTCTTTGCTGTCGATTATTTATGAGTTTTTATACTGGGGGCAAAATGAGGATGTAGGTGGGCGTAAAACGCCTATATTGCTGGTCTTGGAAGAAGCCCATAATTACTTAAAATCAGGAGAAAATTCTATTGCCTCGCGTACTGTTCAGAAAATAGCAAAAGAGGGGCGTAAATATGGATCTGGTCTTTTACTTGTAACACAGCGACCGTCAGAATTGGATGAGACTGTTTTAAGTCAGTGCGGATCAGTTATCGCGTTACGAATGACAAACTCAAACGACCGAGGACGTATAAAAAATTTCGTTGAAGATTCTTTGAACGAATTAGTGGAGCTTTTGCCAAGTTTGAGAACTGGTGAGGGTTTAATCATGGGTGAGTGCGTAAAACTTCCAATGCGCACAAAGTTTAGTAAAGCAAAAGAATCCAAAAGCACAGATCCGCTCGTCTCCGAACAATGGAAGAAAGATTTGCCGAATGCAGCAAATTATAAAAAGGTGCTTGAATTTTGGCGTAATAACAAATTTACTTAATTATTTTTTCATTATGGATAGAACTCCAGTCTCATCATCGAACATAGCCGCCATTGGCTATGATTCAGATACGGAAACTTTAGAAATAGAGTTTCTGAATGGCACCTTGTATGAATATAGAAATGTTCCTCAGGTTATTTATGATGAGTTAATGCGTGCCCCATCTCGCGGAATATACCTTAATAAAGAAATTAGGAATGCCTATCCCTACTCAAAAATAGGTTAATAATTTTGTTGTCGATGCCTATCACTGCTTCCGACCTCTACTCGTACACCTCCTGCCCGCACCGCGTCTACCGCGGCGCGCACGATAACTGCCACCTCTGAAAATTATTTCCCTATCTCTATCTCCCCTTCTTTCACCCTCAACCCCACCTTCAAACATCCAATCGCCTCGCGCTTTTCTTCCTTCGTCCCCTCTCGCAAAACTCCCGCTTTCGCGAGGGCAGGCACCCTTCGCATACTTTCGCACATCCACTTTTGGAATTTTCGCCTCGCCATCCAGCACTCCAGATGTGAATTTCTAATCCAAACAGCAATTATTGACGATATGATTACCTATTTAAAATTATCTGTAAGACATTTGCATTACAGATTATTTTAAGTTAAAATTGAGGTGTATTAATTAAAAAAACATGCCTACCCCAACTCTGACTTTCCGCACCAACCTCCGTGATCAAGCGGCTAAAAAAGCTCAAAATATGGGTATTCCGCTCTCTTTGGTTTTGAATAATGCCTTGAGGGTTTTTCTCAAATCTGATGATAGCGTCATTATCGGTAAGCCTCAAATGATTGAGCTTCCAGCCGATTTGCAGCAAAAGGTTGATGAATTGGGTGAACTGGCTCAAAAGGCTGTCGCAAAAAAACTCGCTAAAAAATAATTAATGTTACTTTTACCTCATTCTATTGTTTTTTATGAATTAGAACCCATCGGTGAATTTTTCCCAATTTCATCGATTGTAAAAGCAGCCAAAAAAATTAAAGACGGTCTCGGTATTCCAATTTCGGGTGCTTCGGTAAATTCCAAACTCATCAAAGTTTATCTAACCAGCAAACAAGCAGCAGGAAGGGCGGTTTTTCTCGTTAAGCTAAAAGAGGGATACATTATTCCTGTTGTAGTCAGGCTGAAAAAGGATGCTGTCGGTAAAAATATCACTCCTAAAGATAAAGCTTTCGCTGCTGTTTTAGCAAAAAATCTTGCGCTGATTGCCGAAGATTTAGCCGATGGTAGTTTTGATTTACTGCCTTTGAAATAATTATGCGCTACTACAAAAATCTAAGCCCCAAGGAACGTCGCCGTACAATCTTAAAAGCAGTCGCTTTCAGCGAGGCGATGGAAAATAATAAGGTAGCTTTTTCGCATTGCAGGAAAGAATTGAAAAACTGGACGATAAAAAGTGATTTTTTGCTTATTTAAAGCGAAATGATGCTCACTTTTAAGTTAGAATTAAAATCACTTTTTAGTGTCTCATTTGTCTCATTTTTCTAGGCGACTCACCTGCCTTCTGGCGACTTCGGAAGAATGCCTCTAAAATCCCTGCAGGGTTGTGACACTAGACTCACCTGTTCAACCAAACTCCGAGCTAGCTTCGAATCCCTGTCTGCCGGCAGGCAGGCCTCCACCCCAACCAATAGCTTTTAATCAAAAATCTATGAAAAAGATATTATTGCCGTTAAGCGTGTTGGGCTTAGTCCTGCTGCTTAGCTCTTGCACAAAAAATACTGAACCGAAAAACGATTGTGAGTCAAAATGCGAAGCGGTCTGCGAAATGTGCCTAGAAGCTATTACCTGCGAAGAATGTAAAAATGGATGCAGCGTTTGTGGTGTTGCGGTCTTGGACGAAGTCAAAGAGCAACCGGATTGCGACAAGATAAAAGAAAGAATGTCTCAATGCAATTCACCTAAAGAAGAATCCAATAGCTGCGAAGCAGCATGCAACAATTACAACAAGCAATGCCTCAGCTTGGTTCCGAATGCTAATCAGGCTTTATTTGATCAAGGCTACGAATCATGTATGGCTGAGTGCCAAAACTGGACTGGAGAAAAAATCGACTGCATGGAGACGGCTCAAGACTGCCCGTCGATGACGGAGGTTTGCGGGCTGTAATGCAAAAGACTCTGCTCTGAATAGTCGACGACGACAAGCTCTACCTGCGAGAAGCGAAGTGAATTTAAATAATAGCTCGTGGTAAAATTCATTTGCACTTTTAACCTTCGCACTCATGAATAGATGTATGGAATTGGGCGGACCTGGTGGCTCTCCAGAATGTCTGCATGCTCTTTGGCCGTTCATAATCCCCCTGGTGCTGTGGAGTCTTTTTTGGAAAGGACTCGCGCTCTGGCACGCCGGCAGAAAAGGTCAACCGTGGTGGTTCGTGATTCTGCTGGTGGTCAATACGCTCGGCATTCTCGAAATTATTTATCTTTTCTTGGTTCTCAAAATCAAGCTTGAGAAGCTTTTCAAGAAGTAGCTCATTTCGAGAAATAGCGTTTGCTTAGCTCCCAATCAGCACTCAAAACCTGCACTTGAGTGCAGCCGAGTGCTGTTTTTGGCGATTAATTCGCTTACGAAAGCCATAAATCTGATTTAGGCGGTTATTCTGCTTGCGTAAGCCAAAAAAACGGATTATTCAGCATCTGAGGTCGTCCAAGTGCTGGTTTGCTCGCTGCGGATCACTCCAGAACCTCGAATTTGACCTGACTGGAGAGCTCGCCCGAACGCGCAGTCGCCGTGTGCTGACCGACTTTGGGCTGCCATTCGGTGCGGTAGTCGGGTGCTAGAGCGGTACCAATGGAAGCGCCGTCAATGAACCACTCCACACTGCTGACATCTGCCGCTGCGCGCGCTTCGAAAATAATTTTTTCGTCAGTGTCGGGCACGAGCGGGTCCAGCTCAAAACTGTCGTGGATATTTGGTTTAGTAATCGTGAGACTTGGCTCGGTGGCAGTGGATGCCGGAGCCTGGCAGAGTGGTGAATGCAGGCGCGGCGGTTCTGTCCAGCCGTTTTCACGCGCCCACTTCTGTAATTCGAGCGGAAAAATCGCGAACACTTTCGTCTCAGTCGTTTCTGCCGGACAACCCTTGCCGAGCAGTCCGTTGCGCTGGTCAAGCACGACTGGCTGAAAAATGTCATCCGGAACTCGGGGTTCGGTGCCGGCGCTGAAAGATTCCAGAATTGTCTGCGGACAATACTCCGTCGGTAATTTCCCGGACAGACGGCAAATCGTCGTCGGAATGATTCCGGCTGGTCGCGCGAAATTGTGCGGCGGCAGGCCGCGCGTCGCCGCGAGCATGACTTCGTGAAAAATCGGACCTGCGCCCGTGACACCGGAAGTTCCGCGCATGGGAGAATTGTCCGCATTGCCGACCCAGACTCCGACAATGCGGTCGGGTGTGAAGCCGAGCGTCCAATTGTCGCGCGAATTGCGCGTCGTGCCTGTCTTGGCAGCGACCGGGAAATCGAAAGAGAGTGGCGAATTTTCGCCGAATTCGGGCAGGCGCGCGTTTTGATCCGCGAGCATGTCGGTGATGAGCCAAGCGACGCGCGCATCGAGAATTGGCGTGCCGGACTGAGCGGGTGCGGTCTGAAAAACTTGCAGCGGCAGAGTCACACCGCCGCGCGCGAAGATGCCATACGCCTGCGCCAATTCCAGCAGGCGGACTTCGCCGTCGCCGAGCGTCAGTGCTAGACCGTAAAATTCCGGCTCTTGTTTGAGCGTCGTGATGCCGGCAGCTCTCAGCAAGTTTAATAATTTTTCGACGCCGACTTTTTCGAGGACTTTGACTGCGGCGATGTTGTAGGAATTCGCGAGTGCCTCGCGGTAGCGCACCAGTCCGTGGTAACCGTAATCGTAATTGCGCGGAATGTAGGGATTGCCTTCCTGCGTGAAGAATTGCGTCTCGATGTCAGCGACGGTCGTGGCTGCCGTCTCCCCTGCCGCGAGCGCGAGCGCGTAAGTGAAAGGCTTGAGCGCGGAACCGGGTTGGCGAGGCGCGACCGCGACATTCACTTGACCATTGTTTTCCGTGTCCCAATAATCCGCCGAACCAAGCAGCGCGAGTAATTCACCCGTGTGTGCATCGAGCACGACCACTGCCGCGTCCGTGACATTTTTGTCGGCTAATTTCGCAAGTTCGTTTGTGACGATCAACTCGATTTCGCTTTGGAGCTCGAGGTCAAGCGTCGTTTCAATTTTAACGCCAGCTTGCAATTCCTCAGCGTAATTTTGCTGCAGCCAAGCGATGAAATGCGGTGCGTGCATTTTAATTTTGTCGGCGGCGAGTCTGAGCGGTTCAGCAGTGGCACTGGTGAATTCGTCGGCAGAAATTTTGTCCGTCTCGCGTAGAGCCGTGAGTACAGTTTGTTGCCGCGCTTGGGCCGCCTCAGGATTCACGAATGGATCGAGATTCACCGGCGACTGCAGCAGTCCAATCAGTAAAGCTGATTCTGCCAGACTGAGTTCGCCGACTTGCTTGCCGAGATAAATTTGCGCCGCTGCGCTGATGCCGTAAGCCTGATGACCGAAGTAAGCCGTATTGAGATAACTTTCTAAAATTTCGGACTTGCTCAGCTGTCGCTCCAGGCGCAGCGCGAAATAAGCTTCTTGAATTTTGTAACAATAACCACGGTGCTCCGGCTGCAGACGATTGCGCACGAGCTGCTGCGTAAGAGTGCTGCCGCCCGCGACGATGCGTCCCGCTTGGAAATTCAAATACGCCGCGCGCAGAATCCCACGCAGACTTATGCCCGGATGACTGTAAAAATCGCGGTCTTCTGTCGCGAGCAGTGCGGCGACAATTGTCGGTGGAATATCCGGCAGCGCGATTTTGTCCTGCGCGCCATAATCAGCACTGCGCAGGGAATAAAGCAGCTGACCATCACGAGCGAGAATCTGCGTCGGTTCACGCAGGGCTGGATTCGTCAGATTGCCGGGTAGCGGCCAGCAGAATAGCGCCACCAGCAAGGTCAGCGCTATTCCGAGAACGAACCAACTTTTCTTGAGTTTCATTCTTTGACTTCAAACCAAGTTCCATCAGTCTGACCGAAAGTTTCCGGGAAATACATTTCGTAGGCACGCGCCGGACGCAAGCGGAATTTACCCGGTGTCGTCGCACGCACTAAGTACTCGTATTCGTAAACTCCCGCCGGCAAATCATCGGCGAACAAGAAGACCTGATCATCGCGCAACTCGCGGTGATTGAAGTGCCAGAGATTATTTTGCCAGCATTCGTAGCTCCAGTAGTCTTGGCAGCTGTCAGCGTTGATTGCGCCTTCGAGCAAAGTCTGCTGACTCGTCAGCAAATTCGTGTCGATGGATTCCATACCCGCTGGGAGCGGACTCTCGATGGCGACGAAGTGGCGGTCAGCCGGAACTGTGATTGTGAGCTTCACTTTGTAAGTCTCGCCGAGTTGCGCCTCGGTGAGCGCGGAGTCGAATTCGCCTGACTTCAAAGGTAAAAGTTCACGCACGATACCGAAACCTTCCTCAGCCGGTGGTAAATCATCCGCAGTGTAAAAGTAAGAAAACAGCACATCGTAATAAAGTCGACCCGTGCCC
Protein-coding sequences here:
- the ispG gene encoding flavodoxin-dependent (E)-4-hydroxy-3-methylbut-2-enyl-diphosphate synthase encodes the protein MQTKVVQIGKLKIGGGQPVAIQSMLCTPAHDFPAAVRQIRRLAQAGCEIFRIAVPDQVGLQTFEKIRRKFPLIPLVADIHFSAELAIAAAEFADKIRLNPGNFPPAKLAAVVKVCKKRGIPLRVGVNSGSLEKACSRGSGSPAEKLANSALQNVRKIEKLGYRNLVVSVKSSDIATTIAANRLLAQKINYPLHLGVTEAGSPKFGILKSAVALGSLLSDGIGDTIRISLTADPVAEVAAARDLLRILKLRPAIEVVSCPTCGRTEVDLIPIVRQVEKAVEKIEKTLPADRQALKIAVMGCIVNGPGEAKDADFALVGGKKSFAIYQKGKFVKSVTEARAVVEFLKLLLVRS
- a CDS encoding RluA family pseudouridine synthase, giving the protein MKLELKTTREIRAEKFVAEKLPFLKRTFLQKLFRKREIKVAKIPLKAETKITANSVVEVFLPDPRKFFSELTGNQIIFEDKNVIAFAKRAGLTTHAGVGTHGDDLRSCAETLLNLRLTVVHRLDRATSGVVIFAKNAGTARKLEDAFRARQVFKKYFAVVAKLPRENSGEINLNLKKVGPKMEIVKIGLAAQTFWKVVRRLHNNTALLAVEITTGRTHQIRAHLAAVGMPIVGDPIYGNAQDARMLLHAGELKILDYNFSAEIPPEFYAN
- a CDS encoding SIR2 family protein, whose protein sequence is MTAHDPKQEINQLQEILCSPSKKIGFLFGAGISMKKTDGTDLIIGTDGMTSAVISEFISPQKEAIELIKTEIETDSKKFNIETLLSKISEKARAAGSEKLCGLKKIELEKLRDDIENEIREKVSVHNTSHPSHSEIEKTNHNTFAKWIKNADREFPVEIFTTNYDYLLELALEKQQIPYFDGFVGSYKAFFCPEWIEADSPVKDWAKLWKLHGSLGWEQNEVKEIVRTSGVSGKAMIYPSFLKYDHSKKQPYLSYMDRLSYFLRQEDSVLFICGYSFGDEHINEIILTSLTRSRSSHVFIFKNSELAEKDFLSTEIAQKNSKVSVYAKRSAVIGCKFGDWRLASREDQLDFYKEDKPTTAKDWDGGGELSLGDFKEFAAFLSEFYRKHNAQK
- a CDS encoding ATP-binding protein, producing MPKNNETFIGKVSSVTGSTLAIELDENIRSTLPIIDGVLYRVGQIGSFIRIPLGYVNLYGVITQAGSDAIPEKLVEQENMRGSRWIKATLIGEGIGKKFEKGVLKFPIADDEVHLVTKDDLELIYGGLDEAKSIAVGQVSASESLSARIDIDRFINRHCAILGSTGSGKSNTVSVILEAIATRKDKNGDDIKSTRILLIDPHGEYGEILSEYSQIFKVGADTSKQEKELIIPYWALPFQEFIKSFPGKLNEKQEEYIREKVLKKKIEASKNLNTAPKEEAITADSPIPFSVRQLWFELDDFERKTFKKDRITTTLDSANPGNAQNLKSNKYEPVGIGSSEPFLNNSAQGVLGFLTLMKNRLLDTRFRFLYELGNLTPALDGKIIGDLDTLIQEWVGAEKPITILDLSSIPSEIMGSISGSLLSIIYEFLYWGQNEDVGGRKTPILLVLEEAHNYLKSGENSIASRTVQKIAKEGRKYGSGLLLVTQRPSELDETVLSQCGSVIALRMTNSNDRGRIKNFVEDSLNELVELLPSLRTGEGLIMGECVKLPMRTKFSKAKESKSTDPLVSEQWKKDLPNAANYKKVLEFWRNNKFT
- a CDS encoding KTSC domain-containing protein, with amino-acid sequence MDRTPVSSSNIAAIGYDSDTETLEIEFLNGTLYEYRNVPQVIYDELMRAPSRGIYLNKEIRNAYPYSKIG
- a CDS encoding DUF5652 family protein, with the protein product MNRCMELGGPGGSPECLHALWPFIIPLVLWSLFWKGLALWHAGRKGQPWWFVILLVVNTLGILEIIYLFLVLKIKLEKLFKK
- the pbpC gene encoding penicillin-binding protein 1C — translated: MKLKKSWFVLGIALTLLVALFCWPLPGNLTNPALREPTQILARDGQLLYSLRSADYGAQDKIALPDIPPTIVAALLATEDRDFYSHPGISLRGILRAAYLNFQAGRIVAGGSTLTQQLVRNRLQPEHRGYCYKIQEAYFALRLERQLSKSEILESYLNTAYFGHQAYGISAAAQIYLGKQVGELSLAESALLIGLLQSPVNLDPFVNPEAAQARQQTVLTALRETDKISADEFTSATAEPLRLAADKIKMHAPHFIAWLQQNYAEELQAGVKIETTLDLELQSEIELIVTNELAKLADKNVTDAAVVVLDAHTGELLALLGSADYWDTENNGQVNVAVAPRQPGSALKPFTYALALAAGETAATTVADIETQFFTQEGNPYIPRNYDYGYHGLVRYREALANSYNIAAVKVLEKVGVEKLLNLLRAAGITTLKQEPEFYGLALTLGDGEVRLLELAQAYGIFARGGVTLPLQVFQTAPAQSGTPILDARVAWLITDMLADQNARLPEFGENSPLSFDFPVAAKTGTTRNSRDNWTLGFTPDRIVGVWVGNADNSPMRGTSGVTGAGPIFHEVMLAATRGLPPHNFARPAGIIPTTICRLSGKLPTEYCPQTILESFSAGTEPRVPDDIFQPVVLDQRNGLLGKGCPAETTETKVFAIFPLELQKWARENGWTEPPRLHSPLCQAPASTATEPSLTITKPNIHDSFELDPLVPDTDEKIIFEARAAADVSSVEWFIDGASIGTALAPDYRTEWQPKVGQHTATARSGELSSQVKFEVLE